The Methanofollis sp. UBA420 genome contains a region encoding:
- a CDS encoding iron ABC transporter substrate-binding protein — protein sequence MNMKNRIIVVALFVALIAAAGCMGSSSTVQETPAVTPAPSSEIALTDGFGRTVTVPSPPESVVCSGSGCLRYLVYLQSQDLAVGVDSIEKKNQAIEGRPYALAYGSQFKDLPLIGEFRGKDDPEKIIAISPELVFKTGSTGTAYGTSAAEADKLQEKTGIPVVAFPYGSLRNDVETAEMYGGLRAMGQVLGKQDRAEEVIAYIDATMADLERRTGDIPEAEQKTVYVGGISSAGAHGIISTEPAYSPFLWVHAKNVAAGMGTAHVDVAKEALVDWDPEYIFVDVGTIQMDSDGAIGELKTDAALQGLSASEEGRVYGVLPYNFYNTNHETVLANAYFIGKTLYPDRFADVDPVQKTDEIYTFFIGKPVFGDLNGQYRDLGFTQISV from the coding sequence ATGAATATGAAAAATCGTATTATCGTGGTTGCGCTCTTTGTGGCCCTGATTGCCGCTGCAGGCTGCATGGGGAGTTCATCAACCGTTCAGGAGACTCCTGCGGTCACCCCCGCGCCGTCCTCCGAGATCGCCCTCACCGACGGTTTTGGCAGGACTGTCACCGTCCCGTCGCCCCCTGAGAGCGTCGTCTGTTCCGGGTCGGGCTGTCTCCGCTACCTCGTGTACCTGCAGAGTCAGGACCTTGCCGTCGGTGTCGACAGCATCGAGAAGAAAAATCAGGCGATCGAAGGCCGCCCCTATGCCCTCGCATATGGGTCGCAGTTCAAGGATCTTCCCCTGATCGGCGAGTTCAGGGGCAAGGACGACCCGGAGAAGATCATTGCGATCAGCCCCGAACTCGTCTTCAAGACCGGTTCGACCGGGACGGCATATGGTACGAGTGCCGCCGAGGCCGACAAACTGCAGGAGAAGACGGGCATCCCGGTCGTGGCGTTCCCGTACGGATCCCTGCGGAACGACGTTGAGACAGCCGAGATGTACGGCGGCCTCCGGGCGATGGGTCAGGTACTCGGGAAGCAGGACCGGGCCGAAGAGGTGATCGCCTATATCGATGCAACGATGGCCGACCTTGAGCGCCGGACCGGCGACATCCCTGAAGCCGAACAGAAGACCGTCTATGTCGGCGGCATCTCCTCGGCAGGCGCCCACGGCATCATCTCCACCGAACCGGCCTACTCACCGTTCCTCTGGGTGCACGCAAAGAACGTCGCTGCAGGCATGGGCACAGCACACGTTGACGTGGCGAAAGAGGCACTCGTTGACTGGGACCCCGAGTATATCTTCGTCGACGTCGGCACCATCCAGATGGACAGCGACGGGGCGATCGGTGAGTTGAAGACCGACGCCGCGCTGCAGGGCCTCTCCGCGTCGGAGGAAGGCAGGGTCTACGGCGTCCTCCCGTACAACTTCTACAACACAAACCACGAGACCGTGCTTGCCAACGCGTACTTCATCGGGAAGACCCTCTATCCCGACCGTTTCGCCGACGTCGACCCCGTCCAGAAGACAGACGAGATCTACACCTTCTTCATCGGCAAACCTGTCTTCGGCGACCTGAACGGCCAGTACAGGGACCTCGGCTTCACACAGATTTCGGTGTGA
- a CDS encoding iron ABC transporter permease produces MHFADGTIPADYLGYVRRKYLWVLGGLALLFLLLIISISVGAVSIPPYDVFLSIVNGSVDRINALLHPGIATSEPGNWDRIIWNIRLPQALAAIVAGVGLSVAGVAMQSILRNPLGSPFTLGISNAGAFGAAVSVILLGTGQMQSTVASAVTLNNPYLTTMVAFVFCLLATAVILLISRIRGASPEVMVLAGVALSSLFTAGTMFLQYFADDTQLAAVVFWTFGDVGRINWQELGVMALIVAGACIFFTANRWNYNSIDAGDETAKGLGVNVERVRNVGMVVAALVAAVIVSFLGVIGFVGLVCPHMTRRIIGDDQRYLIPGSCVMGGLLLLASDTVARLIVAPYVLPVAVLTAFMGAPVFIYLLLRGYRR; encoded by the coding sequence GTGCACTTTGCAGACGGGACTATTCCCGCGGACTACCTGGGATACGTGCGGCGCAAGTACCTCTGGGTTCTCGGGGGACTCGCCCTCCTTTTTCTCCTCCTGATCATATCCATCTCCGTCGGCGCGGTCAGCATCCCCCCGTACGACGTCTTTCTCTCCATCGTGAACGGGTCCGTCGACCGGATCAACGCGCTTCTTCACCCCGGCATCGCCACGAGCGAGCCCGGCAACTGGGACCGTATCATCTGGAACATCCGCCTCCCTCAGGCGCTCGCCGCGATCGTCGCCGGCGTCGGCCTCTCGGTGGCCGGGGTCGCGATGCAGTCGATCCTCAGGAACCCGCTCGGCTCGCCGTTCACCCTCGGCATCTCGAATGCCGGCGCCTTCGGGGCGGCCGTCTCTGTCATCCTCCTCGGCACCGGTCAGATGCAGTCGACGGTCGCCAGTGCCGTCACCCTCAACAACCCCTACCTGACGACGATGGTGGCATTCGTCTTCTGCCTCCTTGCCACCGCCGTGATCCTCCTGATCTCCCGGATCCGCGGGGCGTCTCCCGAGGTGATGGTACTCGCCGGCGTCGCCCTCTCCTCCCTCTTCACGGCCGGGACGATGTTTCTCCAGTACTTCGCCGACGATACCCAGCTTGCCGCAGTCGTCTTCTGGACCTTCGGCGACGTCGGCCGGATCAACTGGCAGGAACTCGGGGTCATGGCCCTCATCGTCGCAGGGGCCTGCATCTTCTTCACCGCGAACCGCTGGAACTATAACTCCATCGACGCCGGCGACGAGACAGCAAAAGGGCTCGGCGTCAATGTTGAGAGGGTGCGGAATGTCGGCATGGTCGTCGCGGCGCTCGTCGCCGCCGTGATCGTCTCGTTCCTCGGGGTGATCGGATTCGTGGGGTTGGTCTGCCCGCACATGACACGAAGGATCATCGGCGACGACCAGCGTTACCTGATCCCAGGGTCATGCGTGATGGGCGGCCTCCTCCTTCTCGCCTCCGACACCGTCGCCCGACTTATCGTGGCGCCGTATGTCCTTCCTGTTGCTGTCCTGACAGCATTCATGGGAGCGCCGGTCTTCATCTACCTGCTCCTGCGGGGGTATCGGCGATGA
- a CDS encoding ABC transporter ATP-binding protein: MILSVEELCFLYKNREVLSKIAFSINAGEVVAILGPNGVGKTTLLKCLNRILRPKGGVVNLDGEDLCQLDQMDIARRVGYVPQRVETGRLTAFDAVLLGRRPHIGWDVTGRDLRIVDAIFHRLSMDRLRLSYIDEMSGGELQKVAIARALVQEPKILLLDEPTSSLDLKNQVEILSIILQVVRQHDIAAVMTMHDLNQALRYADRFIFLKDGRIHVHGDRDVVTADVIEEVYGLPVIIGEIAGVQCVIPDGSAGMPERHVLSPAE, translated from the coding sequence ATGATCCTCTCTGTCGAAGAACTCTGTTTCCTCTACAAGAACCGCGAGGTGCTCAGCAAGATCGCCTTCTCGATCAATGCCGGCGAGGTCGTTGCGATCCTCGGCCCGAACGGTGTCGGGAAGACGACGCTTCTCAAGTGTCTCAACCGTATCCTCCGCCCGAAAGGGGGCGTCGTCAACCTCGACGGCGAAGACCTCTGCCAGCTCGACCAGATGGATATCGCCAGAAGAGTAGGATATGTCCCCCAGCGGGTGGAGACCGGGCGGCTGACCGCGTTCGACGCCGTCCTCCTCGGCCGCCGACCCCATATCGGGTGGGACGTCACCGGGCGCGATCTCCGGATTGTTGATGCTATCTTCCACCGCCTTTCGATGGACCGCCTCCGCCTCTCCTACATCGACGAGATGAGCGGCGGCGAACTCCAGAAGGTCGCGATCGCGCGGGCCCTCGTCCAGGAACCGAAGATCCTCCTCCTCGACGAACCGACGAGCAGTCTGGACCTCAAAAACCAGGTGGAGATCCTTTCCATCATTTTGCAGGTCGTCCGCCAGCACGATATCGCGGCGGTGATGACGATGCACGACCTCAACCAGGCGCTCAGGTACGCGGACCGCTTTATCTTCCTGAAAGACGGGCGTATCCACGTCCACGGCGACCGCGATGTCGTCACGGCCGACGTCATCGAGGAGGTCTACGGGCTGCCCGTGATCATCGGCGAGATCGCCGGCGTGCAGTGCGTCATCCCGGACGGCAGTGCGGGCATGCCGGAGAGGCACGTCCTATCTCCGGCAGAATAG
- a CDS encoding heavy metal-binding domain-containing protein, whose product MIITTNESIPGHEFEVLGLVVGNTVQAKNIGRDILSGLKGMVGGEITAYTEMLSEARDIALDRMQKEAEKLGADAVIALRFSTAEAMPGAAELMAYGTAVKLR is encoded by the coding sequence ATGATCATTACGACCAATGAATCCATCCCCGGCCACGAATTCGAAGTGCTCGGCCTCGTCGTGGGCAACACTGTACAGGCAAAGAATATCGGGCGTGACATCCTGAGCGGGTTGAAGGGCATGGTCGGCGGGGAGATCACGGCCTATACCGAGATGCTCTCCGAAGCACGGGATATCGCACTCGATAGGATGCAGAAAGAGGCCGAAAAACTCGGCGCCGACGCTGTCATTGCCCTCAGGTTCTCGACCGCGGAGGCAATGCCCGGTGCCGCCGAACTGATGGCCTACGGGACTGCTGTCAAACTGCGGTAA
- a CDS encoding MBL fold metallo-hydrolase yields MIIERIVSERLAHNSYLVGAGKEAAVIDPRRDIGVYLDCAGRHGLAITHIFETHRNEDYCVGSLELAEKTGAQILHGAQMDFTYGVPVREGDEFAVGPLRLGVLETPGHTDESISVVLTDMRVSRDPFLVFTGDALFAGDVGRTDFFPDRLGEMAGKLHDSLWKKILPLGDGVIVCPAHGAGSVCGGGIADRPLTTIGYEKRTNSALRLGRDAFIRLKVGEHHYYPPYFAVMERYNRAGPPPIGAAPALRPLSPDEVADAASKGALLVDIRGPSAFAAGHVPGSLSIWQTGLSSFLGYYADYMHPIIFIDEFDVGVVDAEVQARRIGYDLISGYCAGGMAAWARSGMPFGRCGTCTVHEVEADRFVLDVRDIGVRKRTGHIPGSAHIYAGQIEGHLDEVPRDRDVYVICDSGFKASLAVSILLRHGYTRLTTVLGGMTAWINAGLPLEKEVAPLMGAA; encoded by the coding sequence ATGATCATCGAAAGAATCGTTTCAGAGAGACTGGCGCACAACTCCTACCTGGTCGGGGCAGGAAAAGAGGCGGCCGTCATCGACCCGCGGCGCGACATTGGCGTCTACCTGGACTGTGCCGGACGGCACGGCCTTGCGATCACCCACATCTTCGAGACCCACAGGAACGAGGACTACTGTGTCGGGTCCCTCGAACTGGCAGAGAAGACCGGGGCGCAGATTTTGCATGGGGCACAGATGGACTTCACATACGGCGTCCCTGTCCGTGAAGGCGATGAATTCGCCGTCGGCCCTCTCCGCCTCGGCGTCCTTGAGACGCCCGGTCACACCGACGAGAGTATATCAGTCGTGCTGACTGACATGCGGGTCTCCCGCGACCCCTTCCTCGTCTTCACCGGCGATGCCCTCTTTGCCGGCGACGTCGGCAGGACCGACTTTTTCCCGGACCGCCTGGGCGAGATGGCCGGGAAACTCCACGACTCTCTCTGGAAAAAGATCCTTCCCCTCGGCGACGGCGTCATCGTCTGCCCGGCCCATGGGGCGGGGTCTGTATGCGGCGGAGGGATAGCCGACAGGCCCCTCACGACGATCGGGTACGAGAAGAGGACGAACTCCGCCCTCCGCCTGGGACGGGACGCCTTCATCCGCCTCAAGGTCGGGGAGCACCACTATTATCCGCCGTACTTCGCCGTGATGGAGCGGTACAACCGTGCAGGCCCTCCCCCGATCGGCGCCGCCCCGGCGCTCCGCCCTCTCTCCCCTGACGAGGTCGCCGACGCGGCCTCGAAGGGGGCTCTGCTCGTCGATATCAGGGGGCCCTCGGCCTTTGCAGCCGGGCATGTCCCGGGCAGCCTGAGCATCTGGCAGACAGGCCTCTCCTCCTTCCTTGGCTACTATGCCGACTACATGCACCCCATCATCTTTATCGACGAGTTTGACGTCGGCGTCGTGGATGCGGAGGTGCAGGCCAGGCGGATCGGCTACGATCTCATCTCAGGATATTGTGCCGGCGGGATGGCGGCATGGGCGAGGAGCGGGATGCCCTTCGGGCGGTGCGGCACGTGCACGGTCCATGAGGTCGAGGCAGACCGGTTCGTCCTCGACGTCAGGGACATAGGCGTCAGGAAGAGGACAGGACATATCCCGGGATCTGCCCACATCTATGCCGGCCAGATCGAGGGACACCTCGACGAGGTGCCGCGGGATCGGGACGTCTATGTCATCTGCGACAGCGGTTTCAAGGCAAGCCTCGCCGTTTCCATCCTGCTAAGACACGGCTACACGCGGCTGACCACCGTTCTCGGCGGGATGACGGCCTGGATAAATGCCGGCCTGCCGCTGGAGAAAGAGGTAGCCCCCCTTATGGGGGCAGCATAA
- a CDS encoding fasciclin domain-containing protein: MNTIYGGIACVVLVVAVMICGCTGQQPGVTPTPTSLTTVPTTETTVPVMGNETITATETTATETTAATTETAAVNTTGPAAEKDIIETATEAGTFTTLLTAIETAGLTETLKGDGPFTVFAPPDEAFAGIPAGTLDAVLSNETELTRVLTYHVVPGTYTAADLAGTDNLTTLSGATLTVSTDGGVKVDGATVVTADIQAKNGVIHVIDTVMLPP, from the coding sequence TTGAACACGATCTATGGGGGGATAGCATGTGTCGTGCTCGTCGTTGCCGTCATGATCTGCGGATGTACCGGACAGCAGCCGGGGGTCACGCCGACGCCGACGTCGCTGACGACCGTACCGACAACGGAAACGACAGTCCCTGTTATGGGGAATGAGACGATAACGGCGACGGAAACCACAGCAACAGAAACGACTGCGGCGACAACGGAGACGGCGGCCGTCAATACGACCGGACCGGCCGCGGAGAAGGACATCATCGAAACGGCGACAGAAGCAGGAACATTTACCACGCTGCTGACGGCGATCGAAACCGCAGGCCTTACCGAAACCCTGAAGGGGGACGGGCCTTTCACCGTTTTTGCGCCGCCTGACGAGGCTTTCGCCGGAATCCCGGCAGGGACGCTCGACGCCGTGCTCTCGAACGAGACTGAACTCACCCGGGTGCTGACCTACCATGTAGTGCCGGGCACCTACACCGCCGCCGATCTCGCCGGAACCGATAACCTGACGACCCTGTCAGGTGCGACCCTTACCGTCTCCACAGACGGCGGGGTGAAGGTGGACGGCGCCACGGTCGTGACCGCCGACATCCAGGCGAAAAACGGTGTCATCCATGTCATCGACACCGTTATGCTGCCCCCATAA
- a CDS encoding thioredoxin domain-containing protein, protein MAEERAHLKANRLVREKSPYLLQHAYNPVDWYPWGEEAFERAKQENKPIFLSIGYSTCHWCHVMARESFEDPEVARMMNETFVSIKVDREERPDIDAVYMQACLALTGRGGWPLSIIMTPEKLPFFAATYIPKMSRFDMTGMLDLVPKVRDLWTERREEVRSSAEEVAVALKTALQESAGGEKPGMALVHRAFRNLEREYDRDHGGFGHAPKFPSPHVLIFLIRYWQATGEKVALETAVKTLTEIRKGGVFDQIGFGVHRYATDDAWALPHFEKMLYDQAMLVLACTEAFEATRNLACRRTADEVIAYVLRDLAAPDGAFYTAEDAESEGAEGRFYLWTAPEVREVAGSDDGDLFAAAYALGERAPARVPQVGMNVPHRAGTTAEIARHAGITEEECAGRLEKVRKELLSARAGRIRPHRDEKILLDWNALMVAALVRAGRVFGEERYTAAALRALAFLRAHLRDPDGRLFHRYSGGETAIPAMLDDHAFLLWALNEVYQTTSDPAVLKEACEVADRMIAGFADTAGGGFFFAPAGGEKLLFRQKDAYDGAMPSGNAVALQNLLVLSRLTGESRYEEVVAEGFSAFSGRAAKNTSASIWYLAALLSAVTPSYEVVIAGEREDTVTGAMLNVVRGFYIPNLTLVLRDDENAGVLADIAPHTARLTPIRGGTTAYLCRERLCEQPVQDAAALKELLSVDSHAGKYYMAYAQGMR, encoded by the coding sequence ATGGCCGAGGAGAGAGCGCACCTGAAAGCAAACAGACTGGTCCGGGAGAAAAGTCCGTACCTGCTGCAGCACGCCTACAACCCGGTGGACTGGTACCCCTGGGGAGAGGAGGCGTTCGAGCGGGCGAAGCAGGAGAATAAACCGATATTTCTCTCGATAGGCTATTCCACCTGTCACTGGTGCCATGTGATGGCCCGGGAGTCCTTCGAAGACCCCGAGGTCGCCAGAATGATGAACGAGACCTTCGTCTCCATTAAGGTGGACCGTGAGGAGAGGCCGGACATCGACGCCGTGTACATGCAGGCCTGCCTCGCCCTCACAGGACGGGGAGGATGGCCGCTCTCCATCATCATGACCCCCGAGAAACTCCCCTTCTTCGCGGCAACCTATATCCCGAAGATGTCACGCTTCGACATGACCGGGATGCTCGACCTCGTCCCGAAGGTCAGGGATCTCTGGACAGAACGGAGGGAGGAGGTCCGGTCTTCTGCCGAAGAGGTCGCCGTCGCCCTGAAGACCGCGCTGCAGGAGAGCGCTGGCGGGGAAAAACCCGGCATGGCACTCGTCCACCGGGCCTTCAGAAACCTGGAACGGGAGTACGACCGGGACCATGGCGGTTTTGGCCATGCCCCGAAGTTTCCCTCCCCTCATGTCCTCATCTTCCTCATCAGGTACTGGCAGGCGACAGGGGAGAAGGTGGCCCTTGAAACGGCGGTAAAGACCCTGACTGAGATCCGCAAGGGAGGCGTCTTCGACCAGATCGGTTTCGGCGTCCACCGCTATGCCACCGACGATGCGTGGGCCCTCCCGCATTTCGAGAAGATGCTCTACGATCAGGCGATGCTGGTCCTTGCCTGCACGGAGGCCTTCGAGGCGACGCGCAACCTGGCGTGCCGGCGGACGGCGGACGAGGTCATCGCATATGTGCTCCGCGACCTTGCCGCGCCCGACGGTGCATTCTATACGGCCGAGGATGCGGAGAGCGAGGGTGCCGAGGGGAGGTTCTATCTCTGGACGGCACCTGAGGTGCGCGAGGTTGCAGGGTCGGACGACGGCGACCTCTTTGCCGCGGCCTATGCACTCGGCGAGAGAGCTCCGGCCCGGGTGCCGCAGGTCGGGATGAATGTCCCGCACAGGGCAGGGACGACCGCAGAGATCGCGCGGCACGCCGGCATCACAGAGGAGGAGTGTGCCGGGCGACTTGAAAAGGTGCGAAAGGAACTTTTATCGGCGCGGGCCGGGCGGATACGGCCGCACAGGGACGAAAAAATTCTCCTCGACTGGAATGCCCTGATGGTCGCCGCCCTTGTCCGGGCCGGGAGGGTCTTTGGAGAGGAGAGGTACACCGCCGCCGCCCTGCGTGCCCTGGCATTTCTCCGGGCGCACCTCCGCGATCCGGACGGGCGACTCTTCCACAGGTACAGCGGCGGCGAGACGGCCATTCCTGCCATGCTCGACGATCACGCCTTCCTGCTCTGGGCCCTGAACGAGGTCTACCAGACGACATCTGACCCTGCCGTCCTGAAGGAGGCCTGCGAAGTCGCCGACAGGATGATCGCCGGGTTCGCCGACACCGCAGGGGGAGGATTTTTCTTCGCACCTGCGGGAGGCGAAAAACTCCTCTTCAGGCAGAAAGATGCGTACGACGGGGCGATGCCGTCGGGCAACGCGGTGGCGCTCCAGAACCTCCTTGTCCTCTCACGGCTGACCGGGGAGAGCAGGTACGAAGAGGTCGTGGCCGAAGGCTTCAGCGCGTTCTCGGGCAGAGCCGCAAAAAACACGTCCGCGTCGATATGGTACCTGGCAGCGCTTCTCTCCGCGGTCACGCCTTCCTACGAGGTCGTTATCGCCGGAGAACGAGAGGATACGGTGACAGGAGCGATGCTCAACGTCGTTCGCGGCTTCTACATCCCGAACCTCACCCTTGTCCTCAGGGACGATGAGAACGCCGGCGTGCTTGCCGATATCGCCCCCCATACTGCCCGGCTCACACCCATCAGGGGAGGTACGACTGCGTATCTCTGCCGGGAGCGGCTCTGCGAACAGCCGGTACAGGACGCCGCTGCCCTGAAAGAACTGCTCAGCGTGGACAGTCATGCGGGAAAATATTATATGGCATATGCCCAGGGTATGCGTTGA
- a CDS encoding NCS2 family permease: MTENVFERYFRLKEHGTTVRQEVVGGLVTFMTMAYIIVVNPAILLAAGMPFGPAMVATILSAIFGTAIMGIYANRPFAIAPYMGENAFVAYTVVGVLGYSWQTALGAVFISGVLLTLLTLTKWRSIMTEAVPNNLKISFAVGIGFFITFIGLVNSGIVVLGVEGAPVHVGALNTAPVALAIFGVLLIAALMIRKVKGAILFGILATAIIAFLTGIAAPPEAIYSMPPDVSAVFLQLDVFGALTWGFFAVILTMFTMDFLDTMGTLIGASAKAGFLDENGNLPEIEKPFLADSLATVFGAVAGTTTTGTFVESAAGIEAGGRTGLTALVVAALFGLGLFFSPLFGAIPAAATGPALIIVGLLMMAPIRGLDFQDYAESIPAFAVIVLMSFTYNLGVGLCAGFVLFPLFKIVQGRIEDVKPAAWVLFVLCLLFFIFYPY, translated from the coding sequence ATGACAGAAAATGTGTTCGAACGCTATTTCAGGCTTAAAGAGCATGGAACAACAGTACGCCAGGAGGTCGTCGGCGGCCTCGTCACCTTCATGACGATGGCGTACATCATCGTGGTGAACCCTGCCATCCTCCTGGCCGCAGGCATGCCCTTCGGCCCTGCGATGGTCGCCACGATCCTCTCGGCCATCTTCGGCACCGCGATCATGGGCATCTACGCAAACCGTCCCTTTGCGATCGCCCCGTATATGGGCGAGAACGCCTTCGTCGCCTACACCGTCGTCGGCGTCCTCGGGTATTCCTGGCAGACCGCCCTCGGCGCCGTCTTCATCTCGGGCGTGCTGCTGACCCTGCTCACCCTGACGAAGTGGCGATCGATCATGACCGAGGCCGTCCCCAATAACCTCAAGATCAGTTTTGCCGTCGGCATCGGCTTTTTCATCACCTTCATCGGTCTGGTGAACTCAGGGATCGTCGTTCTCGGCGTCGAGGGTGCACCAGTCCATGTCGGTGCGCTCAACACCGCGCCCGTCGCCCTTGCAATCTTCGGCGTCCTCCTGATCGCCGCGCTCATGATCAGGAAGGTAAAGGGCGCCATTCTCTTCGGCATCCTGGCCACCGCTATCATCGCCTTCCTCACCGGTATCGCCGCGCCCCCTGAGGCCATCTACAGCATGCCGCCCGACGTATCGGCGGTCTTCCTCCAGCTCGACGTCTTCGGCGCCCTGACCTGGGGATTCTTTGCTGTCATCCTCACGATGTTCACGATGGACTTCCTGGACACAATGGGGACGCTCATCGGCGCCTCGGCAAAGGCCGGTTTCCTGGACGAGAACGGGAACCTCCCGGAGATCGAGAAACCCTTCCTTGCCGACTCACTGGCGACAGTCTTTGGCGCCGTCGCCGGCACGACCACGACAGGCACCTTCGTCGAGTCCGCGGCCGGCATCGAGGCGGGCGGCAGGACCGGCCTGACCGCCCTTGTGGTGGCGGCCCTCTTCGGTCTCGGCCTCTTCTTCTCCCCGCTCTTCGGGGCGATCCCCGCGGCGGCGACAGGGCCGGCACTCATCATTGTCGGCCTCCTCATGATGGCGCCGATCCGGGGCCTGGACTTCCAGGACTATGCTGAGAGCATCCCGGCCTTTGCGGTCATCGTCCTGATGAGTTTCACCTACAACCTGGGGGTCGGGCTCTGTGCGGGTTTCGTCCTCTTCCCGCTCTTCAAAATCGTCCAGGGAAGGATCGAGGACGTCAAGCCCGCAGCATGGGTGCTCTTCGTCCTCTGTCTGCTCTTCTTTATCTTCTACCCCTACTAA
- a CDS encoding YbhB/YbcL family Raf kinase inhibitor-like protein produces MIGEQIGKLSVEISVLKLPYNYTCDGLDHSPAITIGGVDVEKTKSLALIVNDPDAPHGGDFTHWAIWNIEPVRIIPEAIPKDAEISFPFEARQGTNSFGKIGYNGPCPPRGEQHRYDVRVYGLDSMLDLPAGADKKSLQEAMKGHLTQYGETYVLYGR; encoded by the coding sequence ATGATCGGAGAACAGATCGGAAAACTGAGCGTCGAGATCAGCGTCCTGAAACTGCCGTACAACTACACCTGCGACGGTCTCGACCATTCGCCCGCCATCACCATTGGCGGGGTCGACGTGGAGAAGACGAAATCCCTTGCCCTGATCGTCAACGACCCCGACGCGCCGCATGGCGGGGACTTCACGCACTGGGCGATCTGGAACATCGAACCCGTGCGAATCATCCCTGAGGCGATCCCAAAGGACGCCGAGATCTCCTTCCCGTTCGAAGCACGCCAGGGGACGAACTCCTTTGGAAAGATCGGGTACAATGGCCCGTGCCCGCCGCGGGGCGAACAGCACAGGTACGACGTCAGGGTCTACGGCCTTGACTCCATGCTCGACCTCCCGGCGGGTGCCGACAAAAAATCGCTTCAAGAGGCGATGAAAGGACATCTCACCCAGTACGGGGAGACCTACGTCCTGTACGGCCGGTGA